A genome region from Triticum aestivum cultivar Chinese Spring chromosome 2B, IWGSC CS RefSeq v2.1, whole genome shotgun sequence includes the following:
- the LOC123043648 gene encoding thioredoxin-like 1-1, chloroplastic, with protein MANALCGGSSNVAAPCGEFGPGAALAESLPMGAGYRAKSSFPAGRVALADRPLPRSLQVAAAAGQMNGNLTIGKAMRWWEKVTHPNMREVESAQDLADSLLNAGDKLVVVDFFSPGCGGCRALHPKIAQFAERNPDVLFLQVNYEKHKSMCYSLHVHVLPFFRFYRGAQGRVSSFSCTNATIKKFKDALAKHSPDRCSLGPARGLEEAELLALAANRDLEFTYNNEKPSLVPIAEAIQMEAASIGGPWMPLPAAATQPLALGSENGSLIPSGR; from the exons ATGGCCAACGCGCTATGCGGCGGCAGCAGCAACGTGGCGGCGCCGTGCGGGGAATTTGGCCCCGGGGCGGCGCTCGCGGAGTCTTTGCCGATGGGCGCTGGGTACCGCGCCAAGAGCTCCTTCCCCGCCGGGAGGGTGGCGCTGGCGGACAGGCCCCTGCCCCGGAGCCTCCAAGTGGCGGCCGCTGCTGGACAG ATGAACGGGAACCTGACGATTGGCAAGGCCATGAGGTGGTGGGAGAAGGTGACGCACCCCAACATGAGGGAGGTCGAGTCCGCGCAAGACCTCGCCGACTCCCTGctcaacgccggcgacaagctcgtcgTCGTCGACTTCTTCTCCCCCGGCTGCGGTGGCTGCCGTGCGCTCCACCCCAAG ATTGCGCAGTTCGCTGAGCGGAACCCGGACGTGCTGTTCCTGCAAGTCAACTACGAGAAGCACAAGTCCATGTGCTACAGCCTCCATGTCCATGTCCTCCCTTTCTTCAGGTTCTACAGGGGAGCCCAGGGAAGGGTCAGCAGCTTCAGCTGCACCAATGCAACC ATCAAGAAGTTCAAGGACGCCCTCGCGAAGCACTCGCCGGACAGGTGCAGCCTCGGCCCGGCGCGGGGCCTCGAGGAGGCGGAGCTCTTGGCTCTGGCTGCAAACAGGGACCTGGAATTCACCTACAACAACGAGAAGCCGTCGCTGGTGCCGATCGCCGAGGCCATCCAGATGGAAGCTGCCTCCATTGGCGGCCCATGGATGCCATTGCCTGCGGCCGCGACGCAGCCGCTCGCTCTGGGATCCGAGAACGGCTCGCTCATCCCCTCTGGAAGATAG